Proteins encoded within one genomic window of Funiculus sociatus GB2-C1:
- a CDS encoding glutamate-5-semialdehyde dehydrogenase translates to MTASQIASSSIIDDIARLTREAARQLAVLSTDAKNQAIVAIAIALEAATSEILAANAADCKAAEAEGIPKPLYARLKLDETKLQGAIAGVRDVGRLSDPVGAVQIHRELDTGLILKRITCPLGVLGVIFEARPDAVMQISTLAIKSGNGVILKGGQEAVRSCEALVKAIRQGLTQTGINPDVVQLLTTREETLELLKLDQYVDLIIPRGSNSFVRFVQNNTRIPVLGHAEGICHVYVDEAADIEKAVAITVDAKTHYPAACNALETLLVHNAIASEFLPKVAKSLQEKNVELRGDEKTCQILDIAAATEADWVTEYSDLILSIKVVHSLEDAINHINTYGSKHTDAIVTESSEAAATFLAQVDAAGVFHNCSTRFSDGFRYGFGAEVGISTQKMPPRGPVGLEGLVTYKYQIVGDGHIAASYSGADAKPFIHRDL, encoded by the coding sequence ATGACTGCTTCCCAGATTGCTTCTTCATCCATAATTGACGACATTGCTCGACTCACCCGCGAAGCCGCACGTCAGCTGGCGGTTCTCTCAACTGATGCTAAAAATCAAGCAATCGTGGCGATCGCGATCGCGCTTGAAGCCGCAACATCTGAAATTTTGGCGGCTAACGCGGCTGATTGCAAGGCGGCGGAGGCGGAGGGAATTCCTAAACCGCTTTATGCTCGGTTAAAGTTGGATGAGACAAAATTGCAGGGCGCGATCGCGGGTGTGCGAGATGTGGGACGCTTGAGCGATCCTGTCGGCGCAGTCCAAATTCATCGGGAACTAGATACAGGTTTAATTCTCAAGCGCATAACTTGTCCTCTAGGTGTTCTAGGAGTGATTTTTGAAGCACGTCCGGATGCGGTAATGCAAATTTCTACTCTGGCGATTAAATCCGGCAATGGTGTCATTCTCAAAGGCGGACAGGAAGCAGTGCGTTCTTGCGAAGCTTTAGTAAAAGCAATTCGTCAAGGATTAACCCAAACTGGTATTAATCCAGATGTTGTGCAGTTGCTAACTACCAGAGAAGAAACGCTGGAATTGCTGAAGTTAGATCAGTATGTGGATTTAATTATTCCTAGAGGTTCTAACTCATTTGTCCGATTTGTGCAGAATAACACTCGGATTCCGGTCTTGGGTCATGCAGAAGGAATTTGTCATGTATATGTGGATGAAGCTGCTGATATTGAGAAAGCTGTAGCCATTACCGTAGATGCCAAAACCCACTATCCAGCCGCTTGCAATGCTTTAGAAACTCTGCTGGTGCATAACGCGATCGCTTCCGAATTTTTGCCGAAAGTTGCTAAATCTTTGCAAGAAAAAAATGTGGAATTGCGGGGAGATGAGAAAACCTGCCAAATTCTAGACATTGCAGCTGCTACAGAAGCAGACTGGGTGACAGAATACAGCGATTTAATTCTCTCTATTAAAGTTGTGCATTCCCTGGAGGACGCGATTAACCACATCAATACTTATGGCTCAAAGCATACAGATGCTATTGTGACCGAAAGTTCCGAAGCTGCTGCAACATTTCTTGCTCAAGTTGATGCTGCTGGTGTCTTCCACAACTGTTCCACTCGCTTTTCTGATGGCTTCCGCTACGGATTTGGCGCAGAAGTGGGAATTAGCACTCAAAAAATGCCGCCTCGTGGGCCAGTGGGTTTAGAAGGATTGGTGACATACAAATATCAAATTGTAGGTGATGGGCATATTGCCGCCTCCTACAGCGGTGCAGATGCCAAACCTTTTATCCATCGCGATTTGTAA
- the folB gene encoding dihydroneopterin aldolase yields the protein MDNIQITGIRCYGYTGYLPEEQVLGQWFEVDVTLWLDLAPAGKSDAIEDTLDYRTVISTVKNLVKTSKFALVERLISAIASNILELEQVTQVQIRLSKPAAPIPDFGGKITLEVTRTKQEV from the coding sequence ATGGATAACATTCAGATAACAGGGATTCGCTGCTACGGCTACACAGGCTATTTACCAGAGGAACAGGTACTGGGACAATGGTTTGAAGTGGACGTGACTTTATGGCTGGATTTGGCACCAGCGGGAAAAAGCGATGCTATAGAAGACACTCTGGATTATCGCACAGTGATTTCAACAGTAAAGAATCTGGTGAAAACGTCTAAATTTGCCTTGGTGGAACGATTAATCAGCGCGATCGCATCGAACATCTTAGAATTAGAGCAAGTGACACAAGTTCAAATTAGACTCAGCAAACCCGCCGCACCAATTCCAGACTTTGGCGGCAAAATCACCCTTGAAGTGACAAGAACGAAGCAAGAAGTCTAA
- a CDS encoding bestrophin family protein → MINDELNWFAMALQLRGSVAPIIFPRVLLCGGFGFLISLFYYWGLPVSENSLASLVTNVVYNLVLGLLLVFRTNTAYDRFWEGRKSWGILVVNVRNLARQIRVAIATTELIDKDNKDSTLRLLGAFAIATKLQLRQEPISELEDIITPSQSLKLKSVKNPPLEVALWIGDYLQQQYNRNLLSSNQLIAMNELLDKMVEALTGCERIVKTPIPLAYSIYLKRLLLIYCFLLPFQLVAKSGWWTGIIVILLSFVLFGIEQIGNEIENPFGHDTNDLPLDEICSSMIQNIEDLIIDKPQEAEVLSANVSVQDIA, encoded by the coding sequence ATGATTAATGACGAATTAAACTGGTTTGCAATGGCTTTACAATTGCGGGGGTCAGTGGCTCCCATCATTTTTCCTCGTGTTTTGTTGTGCGGAGGATTTGGCTTTTTAATCTCTCTATTCTATTATTGGGGGTTACCAGTATCAGAGAATAGTTTGGCTAGCTTAGTTACTAATGTTGTCTACAACTTGGTATTAGGTTTATTATTAGTTTTTCGGACAAACACGGCTTACGATAGGTTCTGGGAAGGTAGGAAATCATGGGGTATTTTAGTTGTGAATGTCCGCAACTTAGCGCGTCAGATTCGGGTAGCGATCGCTACTACAGAACTGATAGATAAAGACAACAAAGATTCAACGCTGCGCCTATTGGGTGCTTTTGCGATCGCTACTAAATTACAGTTGCGCCAAGAACCGATAAGCGAGTTGGAAGATATAATTACCCCATCCCAATCGCTCAAGCTCAAAAGTGTGAAAAATCCCCCATTAGAAGTTGCTCTTTGGATTGGCGATTACCTACAACAGCAGTATAACCGAAATTTATTAAGTAGCAATCAGTTGATTGCTATGAACGAATTGCTAGATAAAATGGTAGAAGCTTTAACTGGCTGCGAACGCATTGTAAAAACGCCAATTCCTTTAGCTTATTCTATCTACCTCAAGCGATTATTGCTAATATATTGCTTTTTGTTACCTTTTCAATTAGTTGCAAAATCGGGATGGTGGACAGGTATAATCGTTATTTTACTAAGCTTTGTTTTGTTTGGAATCGAACAAATCGGCAATGAGATAGAGAATCCTTTCGGACATGATACTAATGATTTGCCATTAGATGAGATTTGTAGCTCAATGATTCAGAATATTGAGGATTTAATTATAGATAAACCTCAGGAGGCAGAAGTCTTAAGTGCAAATGTATCTGTACAGGATATAGCATAA
- a CDS encoding patatin-like phospholipase family protein yields the protein MTFRILSFDGGGIRGVIAATMLATIEKMIGQPLNQYFNLIAGTSTGAVLAAGIATGLQPSQMVELYQRKGSRIFPYRSIWSPQRAGLVLQYGISAPKYSDNGLISVLKEEFKYTKLSDITSTNLLVTAYDTIGREPLIFKSWRKIFGDLPVWEACVCSASAPTFFPAHKLDRKEEGKAQGGEINTITLSPEAADDNGDYNQMLIEIIGGTGRGQTRTIIGYRGAIHQAIVDEPWAVVPDNTSIYRVAKVYSVIDGGVGANNPTACAIAEALRLGYEPNDLSVLSVGTGSLTREIPLESAQQWGATQWALPILDVIFDASSDINNYIAKQIIQDNRYLRLQFRLDSKLTGKRLSDDIDDASPVNIANLVEAARVYISQRPVQEALMNLLKY from the coding sequence GTGACTTTTCGGATTTTAAGCTTTGACGGTGGCGGTATTCGAGGCGTAATTGCTGCAACGATGCTGGCAACAATCGAAAAAATGATCGGCCAACCTTTAAATCAGTATTTTAACTTAATTGCTGGAACCTCCACGGGAGCAGTTTTGGCGGCGGGGATTGCCACAGGTCTTCAACCTTCCCAGATGGTGGAACTATACCAAAGAAAAGGTTCTAGAATTTTCCCTTATAGAAGCATTTGGTCGCCGCAACGGGCGGGATTAGTTCTTCAGTATGGAATTTCTGCTCCTAAGTATTCAGATAACGGTTTAATTTCCGTTCTCAAAGAAGAATTCAAATACACAAAACTGTCAGATATCACTTCAACAAATCTGCTGGTTACTGCCTACGATACAATTGGCCGGGAACCGCTGATTTTTAAAAGCTGGCGCAAAATTTTTGGCGATCTTCCTGTGTGGGAAGCGTGTGTTTGTTCTGCATCTGCGCCTACCTTTTTTCCTGCACACAAATTGGATCGGAAAGAAGAAGGCAAAGCTCAAGGTGGAGAGATAAACACTATAACGCTGAGTCCAGAGGCAGCGGACGACAATGGTGATTACAATCAAATGCTCATTGAGATCATCGGTGGTACGGGAAGGGGTCAAACTCGTACTATCATCGGGTACAGAGGGGCAATTCATCAGGCGATAGTGGATGAACCTTGGGCAGTGGTGCCTGACAATACTTCTATATACCGAGTGGCAAAGGTATATTCAGTTATTGACGGCGGTGTAGGCGCAAATAATCCGACAGCTTGCGCGATCGCTGAAGCATTGCGACTTGGCTATGAACCCAATGATCTTTCTGTCCTCTCAGTGGGTACAGGAAGTCTTACCCGTGAAATTCCCCTAGAATCTGCTCAACAATGGGGTGCAACACAATGGGCGTTACCAATTCTTGATGTAATTTTTGATGCCTCATCTGACATTAATAATTACATCGCTAAGCAGATTATTCAGGATAATCGTTACTTGCGTTTGCAATTTAGATTAGATAGCAAATTGACCGGAAAACGCTTGAGTGACGATATAGATGATGCTAGTCCGGTGAATATTGCAAATCTGGTTGAAGCTGCAAGGGTTTACATCAGTCAACGACCAGTGCAAGAAGCGTTAATGAATTTATTGAAATATTGA